The genomic stretch tgaagaaattatagttttaaatttccccaacatggggAAAGGAATTAGTCAGTCAAGTCCAAGAAGTAGAGAGAGTCGCCTACACATTAAACCCACCTTAATATGTGCCTCTATGTGGAGAAACACATCAAGGCACATATTAAGGAAGCTAACAGattaagcacaaagaaagaatattaaaagcagcaagggaaaagcaaaaagtaacatacaagggaaaacccaTATGATTAATAGCAgacctttcagcagaaactctacaggccagaagggaatggcaggatatatttaaagtactgaaagagaaaaacctacaacaatGATTATTATAcctggaaaaaaatctcattcacAATTTACAGAGaattcaaaagctttacagacaagcagaaattaagagaattcagcaccaccaaaccagccttgcaacaaatactaaaggcACTTACATAGCCAGTAAagagatgagaaaggaaagacctacaaaaacaaacccaaaacaatcaagaaaatgccaataggaatatgtgtatcaataattaccttaaatgtaaatgggttaaatgcatGCACTAACCAAAAGatactgactgactgaatggatacaaaaacaaaacacatatatatgctgcctacaggagtcccacttcagacctacagacacatacaaactgaaagtaaaatgatggaaatgatgaaaggaaaatgatggaattccatGCGAATGGAAACCAAAAGCAAGCTGGAGTGGCAATCCTTATTTcaggcaaaatagactttaaaataaagtatatcgTAAGAGACAAgcaaggacactacataatgatcaagggatccaTCCAAGAataagacataacaattgtaaatgtctatgcacccaacacatgAGTGCCTCAgtacataaggcaaacactaacaggcATGGGAGGAGGGATCAACAATggcacaataatagtgggggactttaacacctcatcgtcatcaatggacagattgtcagaacagagaatcaataaggaaacacaaaccttaaatgaaacattagaccaaatggacctaattgatatcttcaggacttcccatccaaatgcagaagaatacatttTATTCTAAAGTACACATGAAACATCCTCCAGGATAGACTATATCTTGGGCCACAAATAAagcttcagtaaatttaagaaaattgaaattgcatcaagtatcttttctgaccacaacactatgagactagatatcaactgcagttaaaaaacaaaaaacagtgaaaagCACAAACTCATGGAAattaaatacatttctaaaaaaacaaagaatttactgaagaaataaaaagggaaatcaaaagattcttagaaacaaatgacaatgaaaacacgacccAAAGCCTATGGGACTCAGCAGAGGCGGTTCTAGGAGGGAGTTTGTAGTGATTCAGTcatacctcaagaagcaagagaaGCATTGGATAGACAGCCTAACTCTGTATCTAGAGAGGCTAGAGAAagaggaacaaacaaacaaacaaacaaaaaaccccaaagtcagcagaaggaaggagatcataaggatcagagcagaaataaaggaaagggaaatgaaggaaacaatagcagGGGTTGATGGAACTAGAAGCTAGCATTTTGAGAAGATTAACAAAATTGACAGATCActggccagactcatcaagaaaaaaaaaaaaaggtataaaaatcaaatcaatagaattggaaatgaaaaaggagaggttacaacagaaaacacagagataCCAAGGATCATAGGAGAATATAATGGACAACTGTATGCtaacaaaatggacaacctagaggaaatggacaaatatttagaaaagatcAGCCTCCCCAGactgaacaaagaagaaatagaaattatgaacaacccaatcacaaacactgaaattgaaacagtgatttaaaaaaatctccccaaaacaaaagcccagggccaaaTGTCTTCAGaggggaattctatcaaaaattcagaaaagagctaatgcctatttttatgaaattcttcCAAAATGTTGCAGAGGAAGggacactttcaaactcattcgacaaggccacaatcaccctgataccaaaaccaggaaaagacaacaggaaaaaagaaaattgcagaccaatatcactgatgaacatagatgccaaaatcctcaacaaaattctagcaaacagaatccaacaacacattaaaatgcTCATACAGCataaagttgggtttattccagggatgcaaagatttgtcaatatatgcaaatcaatcaatgtgatacaccatatcaacaaattgaaagataaaaagcatatggtcatctcaatagatgcagataaaGCCTTCGACAAAATCTAGCATGCACTTATGATAAGAGtccttcaaaaaatgggcatagtaggtacctacctcaacataatagaggctatatatgaaaagcccacagcaaacattattctcaatgatgaaaaactaatagctttccctccaagatcaggagcaagacaagggtgtccactctcaccactattattcaacatagttttggaagtcctagcttaagcaattagagaagaaaaataaataaaaggaatccatataggaaaagaaataaaactcactatttgcagatgacatgatactatacatagaaatcccaaaagaaactatcagaaaatttctagagcCAATCAGCGAATTCAGCAAAGTCGcaggatacaaggtcaatacacagaaatcatttgcactcctatatactaacaatgaaaaatcagaaagataaattaaagaatcaatcccattcacaattgcaaaaaaagaatgaaatatctagaaataaacctacctaaggaaacaaaacacctgtatatggaaaactataagacactgatgaaagaaatcaaagatggcataaacagatggagagatgctCCATTTTCCTGGGTGGGGAGAATCaaaattgtgaaaatgactatattaccaaatgcaatctacagattcaatgcaatccctatcaaattaacagtggcatttttcacagaactagaacaaaaaatttcacaattcacatggaatcacaaagaccccaaatagccaaagcagtcaagaaagaagaatggagctggaggaatctaCCTTCCTGacatcagactatactacaaagctacagtcatcaagatagcatggtactggcacaaaaaaagagatataaaccaatggaacaagatagagaacccagagataaaaccctgcacatatgggtaccttatttttgacaaaggaggcaagaatatacaatggggcaaagacagcctcttcagtaagtggtgctgggaaaactgtacaggtacatgcaaaagaatgaaattagatcactaCTTAAttccatacacaaatataaattcaaaatggattaaagacctaaatgtaagaccagaaactataaaattttaagaggaaaataggcagaacactccatgacataaatcaaagcaagttcttctgtgacccacctcctggagtaatggaaataaaaataaaaaagtgggacctaattaaacttaacagtttttgcacaacaaaggtaactacaaacaaggtgaaaagacaatgctcagaatgggagagaatactaggaagagaaaaaattgataaaaaattaatttccaaaatatacaagaagcttatacaactcaataccataAAAGTGaacaacccaaccaaaaagtGAGAAAGGGACCTGAagacacatttctccaaagaagacatacagatggctaacaagcacatacATGAAAACATACtcaaacatcactcattattagagaaatgcaaatcaaaactaccataagataccacctcacaccagtcagaatggccatcatcaaaaagtctacaaacaataaatgccagaaagggtgtggagaaaagggaacacttgcattgctggtgtgaatgtaaactgatacagccactatggaagatggtatggagactccttaaaaagcaatgaataaaaccaccatatgacccagcaatctcactcctaggcatataccctgaggcagtcaaaactgaaaaagacatatgtaccccaatgttcactgcagcactatttacaacagctagaacatggaagcaacctagatgtccatcaacagatgaatggataaagaaaccatGGTgcatatttacaatggaatactattcagccataaaaaggaacacatttgaatctgttccaatgaggtggatgaaactagagcccatTATtaggagtgaagtaagtcagaaagagaaatataaatattatatactgACACACAGatatggaatctgaagagatggcactgatgaatttattttcagggcagaaaTGTAGAAACtgcggggagctgcccgtgagaGCGGGGTCCTTTGtccgaaggacacagctctgggagctgcctcagtccttgagggtttgcttgcaaacatagctctctgtcccgccaccccagagattaggcgcttatttactgcaggcacccggagttctgtgcaaacttctcacgcacagagaaatgttatctggtgtaagaaataataacagggtgccattcccatgctctcaagatttcttgtgactgtttgtaagatgtgtaggtcaaacaaagaaaatgttaactgtcttgtctttctcatgctcttctgtataaatatgagatgctgaataaagttggtgtcagactgcatcccttcgtggagacgtgtctgaacctctcgaccccatctttgttgtagatttctcttgctttagtttcttttctcagcccCACCTTGCacgttctcgggacctgatcgGCTTTGCCAGCTGGCACCGGCAGGTGGCGCCCAAACAGGGACTTGGGAATCGGAGCGCGACGACGGCCGCTGCCCGCCAAGATTGAGGTAAGTGACAAGGAATTCCTAATTAATTAAATGAAGTAAAAGGGGCAGGGAGTGTTACTGTCGAGAGTAATAAATCATGGGACAAGGCAATAGCCGCCAGTTATTTGTACATATGTTGAAAACTATGTTAAAAGGTAGGGGAATTCATGTAAATAAGTTACAGCTagagaaatttttactttttatagagGAGGTTTGTCCCTGGTTTccagaggaaggaacagttagtctGGAAACTtggaaaaaagtaggaaaacaatTGCAGACATATTATTCCTTACATGGTCCCAATCGTGTTCCTGtggatgctttttctttgtggACTCCCATAAGAGACTGTCTGGATCCTAAACATGAGGGACATAAAATTCAAACGGCTCTCAGGGATTCCACAGGACCCGAAGTTGCAGAGCCTTCCGCCCCTCCGCCTGAGCCACTTTATGCTGTGCCTGAGGGAACAGCTTGTAAGGCTGGAGGGAGTGATGATGTGTTAAGCTCTGATGAACAGGAAGAGTTAAATGAACAAGCGGCTCAGTACCATAGAGAGGATATGTATGCCTTGGGAGATGATGGTTAACATGCAATCCCCCTCGGGAAAAGGGGAATTAAAGCATTCAGGGCTTTCTGAAGAACAgctggagaatttaattcagaagattGTTATAGCAGTAAAAAAGGAGGCACAGGGAGActcccactccagccagcctgtGCCTCCAACATATCCTCCCTCGGTTCTTGCTGGACTCGATCCACCCCCGCCTTTCATAGAACCGTGAGAGCTTATATCTATCCCTGCTTCTTTGCCtggtgaaaacataaaaattagaagtGAGATATTATTATCTCCTCTTCAACAAGCGATTAAGCCAGCTAATGAAGAAGGAGAACATATTCCCGGGTTTTCAGGAATCTATCCAGTATTTGAAAAGGCCCAACAGCAGAGGTATTATGAACCGCTGCCCTTTAAGCAACTTAAAGAGTTAAAAATGGCTTGTGCACAATACGGCCCGACTATGCCATTTACTCAGGCTATTATAGAGGCTTTAGGAAATCAAAATCTGCCACCTAATGATTGGAAACAGATTTCTTGGGCTTGTTTATCTGGAGGAGATTATTTACTATGGAAATCTGAGTTTGCTGAGCAGTGTGGGATCACAGCTGATATCAATCGGTGACAGGGACTGAACACCACTTATGAAAtgatggtgggagagggagattaTCGAGACACTAATAGTCAACTTAATTATTTGGCTGGAGCCTACCCTCAGATTAGTGCTGCAGCTTTACAAGCATTGGAAAAGCTTCCAAATTCTGATAAAAAGACTGAAGATTTATCTAAAATTCGCCAGGGGCCAGATGAACCATATCAGGATTTTGTTGCCCGCCTGCTTGAGGCAATTGGTAAAGTGATAGGGGATGAGCAGGCGGGGATGGTGTTGGCTAAACAGCTTGCTTATAAAAATGCCAATTCACCTTGTCAAGCTGCCTTGAGACCTTACAGAAAAAAGGGAGGCTTATCCGATTATGTACAGATTTGTGCCGATATCAGCCCTTCGTACGTTCAAGGCATAACTTTGGCCACGGCATTACAAAAAAAGACAGTCAAAAAAGTACTATATCAGCAACAAAAGCGAGATAAGGGATAAAATTTTGCAATTTGCTCACTATCACCAATTTCTCTTCCCAAAAATTGTTGTTTCTCAGCCCCTTGCTGACGCCCTAACTGTATTTACTGATGGCTCTTCTAATGGAATAGCTAGTTTGATTATACAAGACAATACCACCACCTGGCATACTAATTATAAGTCTGCTCAAGAAATAGAACTATTTGCTGTTTTTCAGGCTTTATTACAAATTTCTGctccatttaatttatattcagacagTCAATATATCATAAGAGCCTTAAATACTATTGAGACTGTTCCATTTATTGGTACCCTGAATTCTACTATCCAAACTCTTTTTCGTGATATACAACATTTAATTTGTTCCAGagttaataaatgctattttggTCATATTCGTGCTCACTCTGGACTTCCTGGACCTTTAGCACCTAATGCTTTGGCTGACGAAGCTACATGTATGATATTTCCTTCATTGGAACAAATGGCAAAGACTTCCCACAGCTTACACCATCAAAACAGCAATAGCTTGAGACTTCAATTTTACATTACTTGAGAAGCTGCCAGACAGATTGTTAAACAATGTCAAACATGTCCTCAATTTTTTAGTGTCCCCCATTATGGAGTTAATCCCTGAGGATTGTTGTCAAATGatatatggcaaatagatgttACCCATATTCCTGAATTTGGTAAACAAAAATTTGTTCATGTTACTATTGACACCTTCTCCGGCTTTTTACATGCCTCTCTACAATCCAGAGAAGCTAGCAAACATTGTATAACTCATTACATTAAATGTTTTGCTGTTATGGGAACCCCTAAgaccataaaaacagacaatggtccaggatacactggaaaaaattttcaactattttgtACACAATTGTCTATCTCACATAAAACAGATATTCCTTATAATCCTCAAGGTCAAGGAATTATTGAACGGGCACACCAAACTTTCAAACATCAATTACAAAAACTAAAGAAGGGGGAATTGTATCTCAATACCCCCTCCAACTCTCTAAACCATGCTTTATCTGTTCTAAATTTTTTACAATTGGATATAAGTGGCCGTTCAGCAGCACAGCAATTTTGGAACTTTGATGCGCAAACCATAAGACCTAAAGTATTTTGGAAAGACC from Bubalus bubalis isolate 160015118507 breed Murrah chromosome X, NDDB_SH_1, whole genome shotgun sequence encodes the following:
- the LOC112582030 gene encoding LOW QUALITY PROTEIN: endogenous retrovirus group K member 7 Gag polyprotein-like (The sequence of the model RefSeq protein was modified relative to this genomic sequence to represent the inferred CDS: substituted 1 base at 1 genomic stop codon), translating into MGQGNSRQLFVHMLKTMLKGRGIHVNKLQLEKFLLFIEEVCPWFPEEGTVSLETWKKVGKQLQTYYSLHGPNRVPVDAFSLWTPIRDCLDPKHEGHKIQTALRDSTGPEVAEPSAPPPEPLYAVPEGTACKAGGSDDVLSSDEQEELNEQAAQYHREDMYALGDDGLSEEQLENLIQKIVIAVKKEAQGDSHSSQPVPPTYPPSVLAGLDPPPPFIEPSEILLSPLQQAIKPANEEGEHIPGFSGIYPVFEKAQQQRYYEPLPFKQLKELKMACAQYGPTMPFTQAIIEALGNQNLPPNDWKQISWACLSGGDYLLWKSEFAEQCGITADINRXQGLNTTYEMMVGEGDYRDTNSQLNYLAGAYPQISAAALQALEKLPNSDKKTEDLSKIRQGPDEPYQDFVARLLEAIGKVIGDEQAGMVLAKQLAYKNANSPCQAALRPYRKKGGLSDYVQICADISPSYVQGITLATALQKKTVKKVLYQQQKRDKG